Proteins encoded by one window of Aphidius gifuensis isolate YNYX2018 linkage group LG2, ASM1490517v1, whole genome shotgun sequence:
- the LOC122849866 gene encoding superoxide dismutase [Mn], mitochondrial has product MFAARRAISYVIPKSKDGIFRLKHTLPDLPYDYKALEPIICAEIMQLHHSKHHATYVNNLNVAEEKLKEAVVKGDVATQISLAPAIKFNGGGHLNHSIFWCNLSPNSSKPDATLLKKIEQDFGSLDEMKKRLSESTIGIQGSGWGWLGYSTKDKKLQIKTCANQDPLQATTGLIPLFGIDVWEHAYYLQYKNVRPDYVKAIFDIANWNDISERYNKAVGC; this is encoded by the exons atgttcgCTGCAAGACGTGCAATATCTTATGTTATTCC AAAAAGCAAGGATGgtatttttagattaaaaCATACATTGCCAGATTTGCCATATGATTACAAAGCACTTGAACCAATAATTTGTGCTGAAATAATGCAGCTTCATCATTCAAAACATCATGCAACTTatgtcaataatttaaatgttgctgaggaaaaattaaaagaagctGTTGTTAAAGGTGATGTTGCAACACAAATATCACTTGCACCtgctattaaatttaatggtgGTGGACACTTGAATCATTCGATATTTTGGTGTAATTTGTCACCAAATTCTAGCAAGCCTGATG CTacattattgaaaaagattGAACAAGACTTTGGTAGTTTGGATGAGATGAAAAAACGTCTTTCTGAATCAACAATTGGAATTCAGGGATCTGGTTGGGGCTGGCTTGGTTATAGCactaaagataaaaaattacaaataaaaacatgtgCTAATCAAGATCCTCTTCAAGCAACAACTGGTTTGATTCCATTATTTGGTATTGACGTTTGGGAACATgcttattatttacaatacaaAAATGTACGTCCAGATTATGTCAAAGCTATATTTGACATTGCAAATTGGAATGACATCAGTGAAAGATACAACAAAGCTGTTGGAtgttaa